The following nucleotide sequence is from Myxosarcina sp. GI1.
GCAGTAGATTTACATGGTGGAGCGATCGCTATGGAAACTCAATTAGGACAAGGAACTACTTTTACCGTTGTTCTGCCTCATTTGACAAATTAATATCTGACCTTAAGCAGTACGTACCGAAAATTGGGGTTGTTGGTTGTTTGTTATTATATTAGTTGAATACCTACTAACCAATAACTATTAACCACTACCCGCTAATTACAAATTGATGAGCGCGTAACATCAGTTAACAAGTACTTGCTAACTACTAACAGCTACTTGCGACTTTAGTTTGAATATTTTTTCAATTGCCTCCTCTACTACTCTATCTGGTGTTGAAGCCCCAGAAGTAATTCCCACAGTAATTTTGCCTTCAGGCAACCAGTCGCGTGCTACTTCAATTTCTTTTCCTAAAGGCTTATGTTCGAGATGGATGCGGTCGAGTATTCGATCTACACTGTCGATATGATAAGAAGTAATACCGTGTTCGATCGCAATTTCTTGGAGATGGGTGGTGTTAGAAGAATTAAAACCGCCAATGACTAACATTAAAGTTAAGTCTTCTTTGACTAAATTAAGAATCGCATCCTGTCTTTCTTGAGTAGCATCGCAGATAGTATTAAAACTCATAAAATGCTCGTTTAACTCGGTAGGACCATATTTCTTCAGCATGGTCTGCTCGAATAACTTTCCAATTTGCTCGGTTTCGCTTTTAAGCATAGTAGTTTGATTGGCAATTCCTACCTGTTGCAAATCTCGGTCGGGATCGAAGCCTGAAGAGTGTGCATTAGCAAATTTAGCTAAAAATTCGGCTTTATCTCCCCCATGCAGAATATAGTTAGCGACATACTCTGCCTGCTCTAAATTTAAAACTACTAAATAGCAGTCGGCAAAAGAAGTAGTGGCAATAGTTTCTTCATGAGCGTATTTACCGTGAACGATCGAAGTGTAGTTGCGTTTTTTATGTTTTTCTACTGAAGTCCAAACTTTAGATACCCAAGGACAGGTAGTATCGACGATCTTACAACCCTTGCGATCGAGCAACTGCATTTCCTGTACGCTCGCCCCAAAAGCGGGTAAAATGACCACATCACCCGAACCTACTACTGAAAAATCTTTTTCTCCGTTTACCACTTCAATAAAGCCAACGTTCATATCCCGCAAACGTTGATTGACTGAGGGGTTATGAATAATTTCGTTAGTAATCCAAATCTTTTCGTTGGGAAAATGCTGGCGCGTTTCATAAGCCATAGCTACAGCGCGTTCTACACCCCAGCAAAAACCAAAAGCTTCAGCCAGCCTGATAGTTACGTCTCCTCGCTCTAGTCTATAGTAAGAATCGCGAATGGTCTGAATTAAACTACTTTGATACTCGCTATTCATTACCCCCGCAATTTCTGCTTCTTTGCCAAACCCGCGACGGTGATAGTTTTCAGATTTTTGTAGAGAACGTTTAAAAGCTTTGGTATCCATTTATTAAAGGCAATAAGATTTTCATTACTAGGATAATTTTAAGCCAAGTTCAGTTAATAAACAGAATTGACGCTAATTTTGCACGATCTTACGAATACTTCTAGTTTGTTCCAAGATATCTTCCACATCCTCGGCTGAGAGACGTTCGACGTAATTAATTTTAATTTCTTCGAGTAGATCTATTAGTAAAAACTCAATTTTATCCAAACTTGCTTGAGCTTGAAGTTCGGAAGTAAAAGTTTTATTGATGTTGACAAGTAAGCTGTCTAACAGACGCTCGAACTGTTTGTCTTCTTGTAATACTCCCTGTAACGCACTACTAAAAGCAGAATATGTCTGGGACACCAACTGTTGACTGAGGTTGGTTACGGCTCTCTCTCCTCCTGGAAGCCTTTTAATACCGCGATAGGCAGAACTTTGTTCTAAAGCCTTCTGTACACTGTATTGCATTAATGTCTCTGCTTCGGGCTGAATGGCAGGTAAGACTCTTTCGGCAATTACTTTAGCTAGAATTCTAACAATTTCGGCAAGTTCGTTAGTGTTATTAATATCTACATAGGTATTTGCAGGCGATCGCGATAAAATTTTAGCAATATCTCCCTGACGAATTGAAGTTTGTATTTGACCGATTAAACGAATAAATACAACTTCAGTAACGTCTTCGGCAATTCCTGCCACTAAACCCTGACTGGCTTGTCTTTGAATAGCATCGAGATTAATAATTTTAGCTTGATTGAGACGAATAGTTACGGGAATAATTCTCAACCATCGCCAAAAAGGAATTAAAAAGAATAGATCGTACCATCGCCACAGCATGGCATCAAGCCAACTAACTCCAGTGCGACGACGACTGATAAACAAAGTACGAATTAAAAATTCTAAACCAAAAATAACCCCAAACGGAAAATCTATAAAACCGAAGTAGTCAACATAGCCGCCATTTTCGCTGAGATAACGGTAGTAGTTTCTGGCAAATAATGGCTGAATTTCTGTATCGAAAAAGCTTAGTTCTTCGGCTACTTTGCCTTCTAAATGATTAACGCTCCAAAATTGCCAAAAAGCCTGTTTGGCAGATTGACTGGTATTGGGAAGATGCTGGCGCATTCTGTTTTTAATTTGTTCGAGAATACCCGATTTACCAGCTTCAGCAAAGGGATCGCTGTCAATAATCTCAAGGCTGCGACGGCGTAAATCTCCCAGTATGTTGGTAACATTTTTAGAAGTAACCTCACTACCTTGGGCTAACTCTTGCTTTAACCGTTCTACTAGAGCTAAGTATTGTTCTGTATCGCGATTGGCAACTATGCCTTTAACCTGGTCGTATTGCGTGACCGACTGCGAAATAGAAGGAGGAAGCAAATCTACTTCAATTCCCTCTAATTCAAAATATGCAGTTTTAATATCGCCAATACTAACTCGACCCGAATACCAAAAGTCTCTTAAAGGTATATAAGTTAAGTTAAAAATAACTAACAATAGGTTGATGACAGCAATAAAAGCCATCAAGCGTTCAAACCATAAATTTTTGCGACGGCGTTTAACTTTAGTTTTGGTATTTCTAACAATAGTCACGCTTTTTCAGTTATCAATTATCAATTATCAATTATCAGTTATCGACTGCTTTTTCCCGCGCTAAAACTCCATTTAAAAAGATATCAGAAATGCCTTCTGCCATTTCTTGAAGTGCTTGGGGAGAAGCATCGGGTTCGATAATGGTTTGGTTGGAGAAACCCGCGATCGCAAAAATGCCTAAAAATACTTGAGCCACTACTTTAGGGTTCATTTGGCGATAAATTCCTTTATTCATCGCCGTTTCAAAAAAGGCTTCGGCTACATCGGTCATTTT
It contains:
- a CDS encoding 4-hydroxy-3-methylbut-2-enyl diphosphate reductase, translated to MDTKAFKRSLQKSENYHRRGFGKEAEIAGVMNSEYQSSLIQTIRDSYYRLERGDVTIRLAEAFGFCWGVERAVAMAYETRQHFPNEKIWITNEIIHNPSVNQRLRDMNVGFIEVVNGEKDFSVVGSGDVVILPAFGASVQEMQLLDRKGCKIVDTTCPWVSKVWTSVEKHKKRNYTSIVHGKYAHEETIATTSFADCYLVVLNLEQAEYVANYILHGGDKAEFLAKFANAHSSGFDPDRDLQQVGIANQTTMLKSETEQIGKLFEQTMLKKYGPTELNEHFMSFNTICDATQERQDAILNLVKEDLTLMLVIGGFNSSNTTHLQEIAIEHGITSYHIDSVDRILDRIHLEHKPLGKEIEVARDWLPEGKITVGITSGASTPDRVVEEAIEKIFKLKSQVAVSS